The Steroidobacteraceae bacterium genomic interval AGCTCCTGCGGGCGTACGGTTCCTGCGACTGATCTTTCAGGTACAGCCCTGTTCCTTGATGTGGACGGCACACTCCTGCGGATTCGAGCAACGCCCGACGCAGTCGTGGCCGATCCATCGCTTGTATCATTGTTGTTGCAGCTTACAGGCAGGCTTGAAGGTGCCCTCGCGCTGGTGAGTGGCCGATCGGGAGATCAGCTTGATCGGCTATTCGCGCCCGCGAGGTTTGCCGTTGCCGCTGAGCACGGCAATTGGCGCCGTGACGGGAGTGGTCGAGTGCATCAACTTCGCAGGTTGCCACTACCGATGGCGGCATATAGCGCTATGCGCGCGCTCGTTACTGCAGACACCCGTCTGCTGTTGGAAGTGAAAGACGCCTCGCTCGCCTTGCATTACCGGCGTGCCTCGGAACGAAGGTGCGAGTTGCGTCGATACATGCAGCGACTCGCGGGCGCTCTGGCTCCAGATCACAGTCTCGTGAATGGCAAGATGGTCAGCGAGTTGCGACCCGCGGGCGTCAACAAGGGCTCAGCAATTGCGCAATTCATGCGCGAACCACCCTTCGCCGGTCGTCGCCCGGTATTCGTCGGCGATGATTTGACCGATGAAGACGGTTTTGCTGTTGTAAACGCATGCGGTGGAGTGTCGGCGCACGTCGGTCGGCGCAAATTCACCGCGGCAAGATATCAGTTCTCCAGTGTTGCGGCTGTTCGCGCCTGGTTGGAGATATCGCTGCGAGAACTGGTGGGACCAACCACGATAACTGGCGCCACGGTTCGAGGTCACTAGTCAAGATGCACCAAAAGATTGCCTCTTCGTCGAGGCTATGTTTGTCCGTAGCGTTGACCCTAATGGTTCTGGTAGTCCTTGCGTGGCAGCCAAGTGCAGACGCCGAGGATCTATACGGTCTCGATGTTGTTGAAATGCCTGCACTCACGTGTGCAGTGCCGCGCAAAGCGGCGCATTGGTCAAGTCGGCGGGCTGAGACCTTGAAGAAAATCAACAATGCGCTCGATTCATTGGAGGATGCGCGACCAAAGGCCTCGGCTATTACAACTTGG includes:
- the otsB gene encoding trehalose-phosphatase, whose protein sequence is MPEKPSSCGRTVPATDLSGTALFLDVDGTLLRIRATPDAVVADPSLVSLLLQLTGRLEGALALVSGRSGDQLDRLFAPARFAVAAEHGNWRRDGSGRVHQLRRLPLPMAAYSAMRALVTADTRLLLEVKDASLALHYRRASERRCELRRYMQRLAGALAPDHSLVNGKMVSELRPAGVNKGSAIAQFMREPPFAGRRPVFVGDDLTDEDGFAVVNACGGVSAHVGRRKFTAARYQFSSVAAVRAWLEISLRELVGPTTITGATVRGH